From the genome of Capsicum annuum cultivar UCD-10X-F1 unplaced genomic scaffold, UCD10Xv1.1 ctg21377, whole genome shotgun sequence:
TTGGTGAATGAGGTAAGTAAATGTGTTCATCAACACAAAATTATTACCCTAAACATGTACAAGTAATAAAGAGAAAATACCCttttaccccctgaactatacccaaaacggTTATGACACAACTCAACTtaaaggagtcctattacccctaaactaattaaaaatgtaattttgacacccttagtgtctttgtggcacatacgtggcacacacgtgtgcctaagtggacacttcagtgtgttgtgccacgtatgcgCCACGAAGACATTaagagtgtcaaaattacacttttaattagttcaggggtaataggaccccttttTAAGTTGGAGTGTGTCTCTACTGTTTTGGTATAGTTCAGGAGTAATAGGGTATTGTCTCAGCAATAAATGAAATtgatgtctttttctttttgacacaGGGAACGTTAGATGAATCTTTAGTTGACTCGTTCAATTTGCCAATGTATTTTCCTTCTCCTGAAGACATGACTAAAGTGGTGGAGAAAAATGGTTGTTTTAGTATTGAGAGAATGGAATTGACATATCCCAAATCAAAGCTTGTGGAAGAGGCTGATGCAAAGACTTTAATGATAAATCTAAGGGCTGTTTTAGAAGGACTAATAATAAATCACTTTGGAAGTAAAATAGCAGAAGAAGCTTGTGCAAGGACTATTCTCAAAAGTGAAGAGATTTCGACATGGATGAAAGCGAATTATGAGAAATCATGTCAATTGTTTGTCGCTTTGAAGCGTAAATGAATTTCTAGGGAGGAATCTATGGAAGAAGTTTAGTAACTAATTTTCCTTTGCTTCGCTTGctatattatttgttgtttctactGTTCTCGTGACTCTTCTTTATAACTATTTATTGTTGCTACTgaactttttttcattattttcaaccTAACTTCTTTAATGatgtatttttccttttctttcataCTTTGTGATATACTATTTACTTTGCTTGAACCAAGAATCTATTAAAAACACCTCTCTGACTCCATGGAAGGACTAATGATGATAATGTACTAAAATAGTCAACACACATTCATATTTGAAGCTTTTCCAAAAATTACT
Proteins encoded in this window:
- the LOC107856669 gene encoding loganic acid O-methyltransferase is translated as VNEGTLDESLVDSFNLPMYFPSPEDMTKVVEKNGCFSIERMELTYPKSKLVEEADAKTLMINLRAVLEGLIINHFGSKIAEEACARTILKSEEISTWMKANYEKSCQLFVALKRK